The DNA sequence AGCCGACTCCGAAGATCGTGAACCTCGCGTTTGAGTGCGGTTTCCTCGTCGTGGATCGCGTCCAACTGGCGATCGAGGCTCTCGCTGCCAATCCGCCCTCTTCTAAACAGCGTCAGCACGACGTCGCGTTCTCCCTGGGCGACTACGTCGCGTTCACCGCCTACGTGGGGTACATGACCGGCCCGCTCACGCAGATCACCACGCTGTTCACCGACTTCCAGCGGGGTGCGGTGGGCCTGGGGCGCATGTTCGATCACCTGGACCAGCCCCCCGAGCAGGACCCCGCCCTGGCGTATGCGCCGCCGCCGCCCATCGCCACCGTGGTGCGGGGCGAGATCAGCATGCGCGGCGTGTGCTTCGGCTACTCGGCCGGGCGCGAGGTGCTGCACGACGTGAGCGTCTGCTTCCCGCGCGGCGCCATCACCGCCATCGTGGGCCCCAGCGGGGCGGGGAAGAGCTCGCTCCTCCGCCTGATCCTGCGCATGGAGGAGCCTGACGCGGGCGAGGTGTGCGTGGACGGCGCGCCGATCACCTCCCTCTCCATCCCCGACCTGCGCCGGCAGATGGCGGTGGTGTGGCAGGAGTTCAGCCTGGTGCAGGGCACCATCTGGGACAACCTGACGCTCGGCGCCGAGGAGCCCTCGCGGGCGCGCGTCGACGACGCCGTGCGGCTCTGCCGGCTGAAGTCGCTCATCGACGAGCTCCCCGACGGCTACGACACGCACGTGGGCGAGTGGGGCGCCACCCTGTCGGGCGGGCAGCGCCAGCGCATTGCGCTGGTGCGCGCGCTGGTACGCGACGCGCCGGTGCTGCTGCTGGACGAGGCCATGGCCAACGTCGACATGCAGACCGAGAGCCTGATCCTGCGCGACCTGCTCGCGCGCCAGGAGGGGAAGACGGTGATCTTCGTGACGCACCGCGTGAGCACCGCAGCGCTGGCCGACCACGTGGTGATGGTGGCGGCGGGGCGCGTGGCGGCCGCGGGAACGCACGCGGAGCTGATGCGCGACAGCGAGGCGTACCGCAAGCTCCAGGGCGGCGGCATGGAAGACCCGCGCCGCCCGCACGCCGTCCCGGCGACCTGACACTCTCTCTGTGCCTCTGCGTCTCTGCGTGATACCGAATCCGCTTGAAACGTGAGTGGAAATTCAACAGAAATGCCTCGCGCAGAGTCAGCAGAGTTAGCAGAGAACTGCTTGGTTTTCTCTGCTAACTCTGACTCTCCGCGCGCTTCCCTTCCGCCCTCCCGCCACGGACGCGTGCGGGGCCCGGTCCGCCTCATCCCGCCGGCGCCGCCATCGGCTCGGACGGCGCGTCGTCCGGCGCAGGCCCGCCAGCCACCCTGGCCGCCGCGGCGTCCAGGGCGCGGTCGCCCTCGCGCCACCGTTCCCGGCGCGCGTGGAGCCGGCGGGCGGCGGCCGACCACTCGCGCCGCAGCTCGGCCACGGCGCGGCGCAGCGCGACCTCGGCCGGCCCGCCGCCGTGCGCCGCGGCGTCCGCGACCGCGGCGGGGTCCAGGCCGGCCGCGTCCGCGTCGATCCCCAGCTCGCGGAAGAGGGCGCCGGCCGCCTCCGCCAGCGGCTCTCCGCGCGCGGCCGCCTCCGTCACCCGCTCGCCCACGCGGTGGTGCGCCCGGCGGAACGACATCCCCGTCTCCAGCACCAGCCGGTTGGCCAGCTCGGTGGCGGCGGTGAACCCCTCGTCCGCCCGCCGGCGCATCCGCTCCGGCCGCGGCTCGGCGCCGGCGACGACGAGACGGGAGAGGACCACCGCCTCCGTCACCCCCTCCAGCGCGCCCCAGAGCGGCCGCACCCCCTCGGTGCCGACGGCGACCGAGTTGCTGAAAGGCGTGGCGTGCATCGCCACGGCGGCGGCGGTGAAGGCGCCCAGCGGCGCCCCGGCCCGCCCCTGCACGTGCTCCAGGAGGAAGGCGTTGCGCTTCTGCGGCATCATCGAGCTGGAGCCGACCAGGGTGTCGGGGAAGCCGACCAGGTCGAACTCCGCCGTGCTCCAGAGCTGCAGGTCGGTCGCCAGCCTGCTGAGCGTGACGCCCAGGACCGACGCGGCCGAAAGGAGGCGGAGGACCAGGTCGCGCGAGGCCACCGCGTCGATCGAGTGCAGCACGCCCTCCGCGAAGCCGAGGAGCGCCGCCGTCCGCTCCGCGTCGATCGGCACCGTGGTCCCCCCCGCCGCGCCGGCGCCCAGCGGACAGCGGTCGAGGCCGGCGGCCGCGGCCTCGATCCCGTGCAGGTCGCGCAGGAGCGCCAGGGCCACGCCGGCCAGGTAGTGCCCGAAGGTGACCGGGAGCGCCGCCTGGTGGTGCGTGTAGACCGGCATCAGGGTGGCGGCGTGGCGCTCGGCGCGGCGGACCAGGACGGCCAGCAGGCGGAGCACCTCGCCGACCAGCCGGCCGTACGGCTCCCGCAGCCGGAGCCGGAGGACGGTGGCGTTGATGTCGTTGCGCGAGCGGGCGAGGTGCACCGCGCCGCCGGTCTCCTCGCCCAGCGTCTCGACCAGCCAGCTCTCGTAGAGGAGGTACAGCCCGCGTGGCGCCGCGCGCCCCTTCAGCGGCGCGTAGTCTTCCGCGACCAGCCGGTCCATCGCGGCCAGGAGCCGCCGCCCGCGCCCGGGGGGGAGGATCCCGCGCTCCACCAGCATCACCAGGTGCGCCCGGTCGATGCGGACGCAGGACGGGAGCTCGTCGCGGATCGCCCGGTCGGCGTCGTCGCCGAAGACGATCCGGCGCGCGCGCGGGTCCAGCGCCCGGCGGATCCGCCCGGTGTCCTCGCTCACGCCGCCCCCTCCGTCGCGCCCGCCAGCGGTGCGGCAGCTTCGTCCGCTTCGTCCGCGCGCGCGGACGCGGGCGCGTCGACCCGGACGCGGACGGTGTCGCGGGCGCCCTCGGCGGCGCGGGCGGCGGCGCGGGCCTCCGGGGCGCAGGCGACCACGTGGCCGATGCGGTCGCGGAAGTCGCCGTGCACGGCAAGCGCGTCGCCGGGGCGGCGGTAGGCGCGCACCTCCACCACGTCGGGGCGGCCGAGCGCGCTGGACATCCCGTCGATCGCCGCGAGCCGCCCCGCGCCGGGCGCGAAGAGGAAGCGGATGGAGGCGTGCCGCCGGTGCGCCCGGACCAGCCCCGGCTCCCGCCCCACCACCAGGCGCAGGGTCTCGCGGATCAGGTCGATCCCCTCGGCGTGGCGCACCAGCTCGGGGATGAAGCCGCCGGCGAGCCGCGGGTTGACCTCCATCGGCACGGCGCGCCCCTCGCGGTCGATCCGCAGCTCCCAGTGGAGCGGGCCCCACCCCAGGCCCAGGAGCGCCGTCCCGCGCGTCACCGAGTCGATGAGCGCCGACGCGGCCTCCTCGGGGACGTCGGCCGGGTAGTCGTGCCCCGCCTCGACGAAGAAGGGCGGATCTCCCAGGTGCTTGCGGGTGATCCCCACCACCCGCCCGGAGAAGACCTCGACGGAGAACTCGTCGCCGGCGACGAACGACTCGACCAGGACGCGGGCGCCACTTTCGCCCGAGGCGAAGAGGAGCGCGGCGTGGGACCCGGCTTCCGCCGGATCGGCGCAGGCGCGCACGCCCACGCTCCCGCTCCCGTCCACCGGCTTGAGGACCACGGGGAAGCCGATCTCGCGCGCGGCCGCCGCGGCCTCGGGCGCCGAGGAGACGGCGCGGAAGGCGGGGGAGGGGACGCCGCCGGCGGCCAGCACCTCGCGCTGCCGCGACTTGTCGCGCGCGGCGCGAACGGACGCCGCGTCGGGGCCGGGAAGGCCGAAACGCGCCGCCAGCGCCGCCGCGGTGGCGACGAAGTACTCGGAGCTGGAGGTGATCCCGGCCACCCCGGCGGCTCCGCCCCAGCGCGCGGCGACCAGCGCGTGCAGCTCGTCCTCGTCGACGCGCGGGACCACGACCACCTCCGGCGCGCCCTCCTCGACGAGGTAGGCGTATTTCTCGGGCCGGGCGGTGATCAGCACCGGGAGGAAGCCCATGCTCCGCGCGGTGCGCGCGAAGAGCCGCCCCGTGCCGCTGGTGTTGCTCTCGACGAAGAGCAGCGCCTTTCCGGCGGGGGCCGCGCTCACGCCGGCACCAGCCTCAGGCCGGCGCCGGGCCGGTCCATCACCTCGGCGTACGAGCGGCGGCCCCAGCGGAAGAACGCCCACGGGTCATGGCCGTCGTGGGGGTGCTCCCACTCCACCGGCTCCTGCGGGAGGACGTCGAGGCGCACCCCCTTCGCCTCCAGCCAGGCGTCGTCGTAGACGGTGTCCTGGTAGCGGTACCCTTCGTCGGGGAAGATCACGGCGCCCAGCCGGTCGGGGTTCTCGCGCGCCCACCCTTCGGCCACCAGGTACGCCGCGCCGCTGGTGGGGCCCATGAAGAGCGCGTGGTCGCGGTGGAGCCGGCGGGTGGCCAGGAAGGCCTCGGCCGCGCCCACCCAGTGCACCAGGTCGAACGCCGTGTGGTCCACGTTCGGCGGCATCAGCGAGTTGCCGAGGCCGCGCAGCAGCCGCCCGCTCCCGGCGTCGGACTGGCCGAAGAGGACGCTGCGGTGCGTGTCCACGCCGATCACCTCGAGCTCGGGGGAGATCAGCCGCAGGTACGACGAGATCCCGCACACGCTCCCGCCCGACCCCACGGTGCCGATCAGGCAGTCGATCGCCCCGGCCGCGTGGGCCAGCTGCTCGGCGCAGGGGGCGTAGCTCCCCGGGTTGTGCGGGTTGCTGTACTGGCGGGGGCAGAAGCTCCCCGGGCTCTCGGCCAGCACCCGCTCGAGGATGGCGAGCCGCGCCTGCTGGAAGCCGCCGGTGGGCCCCGGCTCGCGGACGATGTGCACCGTGGCGCCCAGGTCTTCCAGCCGCCGCTTGAGCGGGGCGTCGATGGCCGGGTCGCTCACCAGCGTCAGCGGGTGGCCGCCGAGCCGCGCCACCATCGCCAGCGCCAGCCCGAAGGTGCCGGAGGTGGTCTCGGCGATGAGGCCGCCCGGCCGCAGCTCCTCCTCCTCCAGCGCCTTGCGGACGATGAAGCGCGCCGGGAGCAGCTTCATCAGGGGGAAGGCCAGCCCGATCAGGTTGGGGCGGAGCCAGACGAGGCGGGGGAGCGCGATGGCGTCCACGAAGTTGGCGTGGATCACGGGGCCGCTCACGAGGGATCCTTCGGGTGCGGGGCGGGCTCGGTGGAGAACTCCCAGCTCGCGGGCACCCCCAGCCGGCCGAGGCCGGCCCGCGCACGTTCGATCCGGGCGTCGGCCCCGGCGCCGGGCGCGAAGAGGAAGCCGGCCACGGTGCCGCTGTGCGCCACCTGCACCCCCAGCGCGCCCGCCTCCTGCGCGAGACGGAGGAGCTCGGGCATGTGCCGCTTGGGGCGGTGGCGCTGCATGATCAGGGTGCTGGCGGTGGCCGCCCGGCCCAGCAGCGCGGCGTCCTGCCGCTCCACCGCCCGGCGCAGCAGCCCCAGGATCGCCCGGTAGGCCTCGATCTCCCACGCGGTGTAGGAGACGGGCGGAAGGGTGAGCGTCGCCACCCCGTGCTCGCCCTCGGTGTTGAAGCCCAGCACCCGCACCGCGGGGAGGGGCCCGCCCAGGTCCAGCAGCACGCGGCCGCGGCGCTGCGCGAAGAGCACCGCCCGCTCGTGGCCGAACATCAGCGAGTCCGACGCGGTCTCGGCGGCCACGGCCAGCCCCGCGATCCACGCCGGCTCCAGCACCGCGCCGAAGGCGTCGGCCACCGCGCGGATGGTGGCCAGCACGTCGGTGGTCGACGAGCCGCACCCCCACTGGACGGGGACGTTGCTCTCGATCCGGATCGCCCCGCCCCACCCGGTGCGCCCCAGCGCGTCCAGCGCGAGCCGGGCGGCGGCCTTCGCCCGCGAGCGGTCGCCCGGCTCCACCGTGAGCGGCCCCGAGCGCAGCGGACGGAAGCGGGCGTGCGTGCGGAACAGGGTGCACGGGAGGGTGACCAGCCCGTGCTCCACCGTCCCGTCGCTCGAGTAGAACATCCCCTGCACGATCTCGCCGTGGTGCGCGTGGATCTCGCCGTGCCCCACGCGGAACTCGCTTGCGGGCGGCGGGAAGTACGTGGCGGCCACGGCGGGGGCGGTGCGGGTGTCCAGGAGGATTGCGGTCTGCATGGCCGGGGTCAGGAGGGGGAGGAGATCTCGGCGTCCACGACGCCCGCGCCGCACCACTCCATCACCGCCATGGCGCTCCACATCTTGTGCTGGGCCTGCACCCAGGCCAGGCTCCGCGGCCCGTCGAGCACCTCGTCGTCCACGTCTTCGCCGCGTACGGCGGGGAGGTCGTGCAGGAACACCGTCCCACGCGGCTTCGACACCCGCTCCAGCAGCGCCCGGGTGACGGCGAAGGGCCGGAAGAGGGTCTGCCACTCGGGATCCGGCTTCCCCACCCCCATCTCCTGCCAGCGGCTGGTGTAGACCGCGTCCACCCCGCGCGGGAGGGAGGCGGCGTCGTGCGTCTCCTCCACCGTCGCGCCGTGCTCGGCGGCCTGCGCCCGCGCGACGGCCAGCTTCCGCCGGTCGAGCCCGTACCCCTCCGGCGTGGCCAGGGTGAGCCGCGTCCCGCGGATGCGGCTCATGGCCAGCGCCAGCGCGGCGGCGGTCTTGTTCCCCTCGCCGCAGTAGAGCAGGTCGAGGCCCTCCAGCCGCCCGAAGTGCTCCAGGAGGGTGGCCAAGTCGGCGAGCGCCTGCGTGGGGTGCTCGTCGGAGGAGAGCGCGTTGACCACCGACATCCCCGGGTGCGCGGCGAAGGTCTTCATCTCGTCGACGCTCTCGTTGGTGCGCATCACCAGCACGTCCAGGTAGCCGGCCAGGGTGCGGGCGGTGTCCTCCGCCGTCTCCCCCGTGTTGGTCTGCAGGTCGGCGGGGCCGAAGGTGGCCACGGTGGCCCCCAGCCGCCCGGCGCCCACCACGAAGCTCGCGCGGGTGCGGGTGGAGGTCTTCCGGAAGTAGACGCCCACCGTGCGGCCGCGCAGGCTCTGCGGGGCGGCGGGAGCGTGCTTGATCCGCACCGCGCGCCGGGCCAGGTAGAGCACCTCCTCGGGCGACAGGTCCAGGATGGAGAGGACGTGCCGGGTCCGCGCCGCGTCCGGGCGAAGGGCGACGGACGGGATCCGGAGGCCGGGTGCGGGCTCGGCGTGCAGCGTCATTGCGTACGATCCGTTGGGTGATGGTTGTCCGACGCGCGACCGCGCCCCTCTCGTGAGCCCCGCACCTCGCCGATGGCCTCCGGCCTTTCGGAGGGCTGCCCGGCCTCGACCCTGCCGCCGTCGTCCGGGGGGATCCGTGGCCCGGCGGCGGCGACGCGACCGGACCGCGGCTCGGCGGCTCCCTCTCGGGCGCGGGAGCGGGCCGGGCGTCCGCCGGTCCGGGCACCGGGACCGGCGCGAGTGCGGGTCGCCCACGCTCTCCGGCGCCGGCGCGGAGGGCCCGCGCGCACGCCGCGGCGCCCCCCCGGATCAGGCTTCCTGGGTCTGCTTCCGCAGGCTCTTCGGCGTCATGTCGGTCCACACCTCCTCCACGTACGCCAGGCACTCCTCCCTGGAGCCCGGCTCGCCCACGGCCGACCAGCCCAGGGGGATCTTCTTGTCCGCCAGCCAGAGCGAGTACTGCTCCTCGTGGTTGACCAGGACGACGTAGGTGCGGGTGTCCTCCGTCGCGTCCGTCGGCATGCCTCGCCTCTCGCTGTTCAGGGTGGTCGGGAACGGCCCGGCGCCGTCGCGCGGAAGCGCTCCGGAGCGTGCGTGGATGCGACCCGGCTCCGGCCCGGGGCGCCGGCCGTCCCGTTCTCGATGGGGAAGGCGTCGTCCCCCTCCGGCGCGAGTCGTGCGTGTGCTGGCGCGTAACGTTCGACACGGCAGGGTGAACGTCGCTGGTTCGTCTGGAAAAAGCTAATCGTTATTCGCCGAAAAACGCAACCCGCAGCAGCACCAAGCGCGGCGTTGCTGCCATGGCTCGAAAGGCGCGAGAATCGAGATGCTCAACCGTTTCGGCGGGCGGCGGAGCCGGTGCGGCGCCGGGCCGCGCCGCCCGGGTGGGCAGGGACTTCTCGTACCAGCGGCGCTGCATGTGCGCGGGAGCCGCGTACCTGGAACTGGTCGGCCAGGAGCACGGTGATCGAGAAGATGCCCAGGCAGGCATGGTGTCCAGTCCGCAACGGATGATCGAGACCGCGGAGGGGCGCGCTGGACCTGCGGCGGATCGCCGCGCTCCCCGCGCTCATCAGGACGGCCAGCGTGATCGCGATCGCTCGCATCGTCTTCCATCTCCTCCGCTCGGGAGTCCGTACGGACCGGGACGCAGGGATGATGAGGGACGGGAGACGGGGACGGGAGATGAAGACGAGGGATCCGTCGCTCCGGTCCAGGGAGCGACGGATCTCGCGCGAGGACGCGAAGACGCGGAGGCACGCCCGCGCGCCCCCGGGTCCTCGCGAGACCGGGCGACCGGCCGCGTCACTCCTCCATCTGCGCGCGGCGGGAGAGGCCGATCACGTGCCAGTAGATGTAGCGCACGTCGTCGTCCGGGAGGCCGGCCGCGCGGGCGAGGGTCCCCGCGCGGCGGACGACGGCTGCCTCGCGCGCGGGTCAAGGATCGGGAGGCCGCGGGCGCGCTTGGCCACCCCCACCTCGCGCGCCAGCCGCACCCGCTCGGCGATCAGCGCGATTATCGCGCGGTCGATCCGCTCGATCTCGTCGCGGATCGCCTCCAGGTTCGCGCCGCGCCAGCCGTCCTCGTCAGGGGGCGCCAGCTCCTGCGCGCTCACGCGGCCGCCTCCACCGCCAGGTCGGCGGGGATGGGAAGCTCGCGGCCGGCCGCCTCGGCGAAGGGGCGGATCCCGCGCATCACCGCCAGGAACGCCTCGGGCGAGAGCGACTGGTCGCCGTCGGAGAGCGCCTCCGTCGGACGCGGGTGTACCTCGATGATCAGCCCGTCGGCGCCCGCCGCCACGGCCGCGTAGGCCAGCGGCGCCACCAGGTCGGTGCGGCCGCCGGCGTGGCTGGGGTCCACGATCACCGGGAGGAGCGGGGGCAGGTGCCAGCCGACGGCGGCGCGTTCGTAGAAGACCAGCAGCTCGCGCCAGAACGGAAGTTTCTCATGCTGCGGCAGCTTCTCTTCCAGTTCCGCAACCAGGGCGCGCACCTCGGCCGTGTAGGCGGCCACGCGCTCGCGCGCCTGAGCCAGGAGGGATTCGGTGTGGCACGCCAACACGCCTACGGCGAGCCTCACCGTCCGCGACGGCACCGACCAGGGGCCGCAGAAGCGCGCGATATCCTCGTGGGGAACCACTCGAGCCGAGGCGTCGCTCTGACGCTGGCTCGGATTTTCGAACTCGGTCACGGTGGAATAGGAGGATGTGAAGTGAAAGCGGCGGGGATGTCGCTCAGGCCGAGGTCCCCGCGTTTGCTCTGGAGTCGAGGCGCTGGCGGCTGGCCGAATACAGTTCTGATTCTGGTCGACTATGGCTGGCCCGAGAACGTCCGAGAGCCTCGGAAGGTGCTCGAGTTCGCGCTGGTGCTCGCGCACGGCGCTGAGTCGCTCGAGCCTCGGGTGGCGCACGATTATCTCTGGCAGCGCCCGTTCAACCTCGACGACCTGCAGCGCGATCTCGCGTTCGAGCTGAGCGATACCGTACGCGGGCTGGTGCGTGCCGAGCGATTGTTCCATGCCTCCCGCTATTACGAAGCGGAGATGCTGTACGCAGACCTCCGTGCACGCGGATGCGACACGGCTCCGGTGCGGTGGACCTCGATGATCGGGTTGCGGCTTGGCTGGGGCGTCGGGTACCGCGGCGCGCACAACCACTACCGGGTCCACTTCGCGATTCCGACGCCGGCAGTCGAGGACGGCGTGCGCGCTCGCCTGCGCCGGGCGACGGTGCCGTTCACGGCCGACGAGGGCGTGACGCTCGAAGCGGTCCACGTGTGGGACGATCCCAACCAGGCGTTCACCCAGGACGGGCTCTCGGTCGGCGGAGAGAACGCCACGCTCACCGACGGCCGGAACTCGTTCGAGATCCCCGGTCACCGCGTCCGATGGGGGATCGGTGTATCGGCCATGTTCCAATTCGCCGGCGCCGGTAACGTCACCCTCCACGCCGCCGGGCGTCGAATTCGAACACTGAACGCCGCGCCGGCCCCGGCGGAAAGATCGCGGCGCGGGGATCGGACGGAACCCGGTCCGACGAAGGACTCCGGCCCGACGAGCAGAGTCCGAGCCCGAGCCGGTCGGCCTCGCGCAGTTTGCGAGGCTTCCCGGTGTTGCCGCGGCTTCGGCCGCCGGGGTGCGGGGTCTAGACGACGATCGGCCGTTCCGCCGCTGGAGAGATGGCGGCAACCCTCACGTTCGGGAGGATGGATGCAGATCGGAGAGGTGCGGGCGCTGGTGACGGGCGCCGCCAGCGGGCTGGGCTACCGCTTCGCGCTGGAGCTGGCGCGCGCCGGCGCGAAGGTGGCGGCCGTGGATATCGACGGTGACGGGCTGCGACGGCTGGCCGCCGAATCCGCCGGCCTCCCCGGCCGCGTGGAGACGATGGTGGGCGACATCACCGACGAATCCGCAGTCAAGGCGTTCGTCCGCGACGCCGACGAGCGGTTCGGCGGCGTGAACGTGCTGGTGAACAACGCCGCCGTGCTGATGGACGGCCTGCTGGTGGCCGACGACGACGGCTGGATCCGCCGCCTCCCGACCGCGCAGTGGCGCAGGGCGCTCGACGTGAACCTCACCGGCCAGTTCCTGGTCGCGCGCGAGGTCGCCGCGTCGATGCTGGAGCGCTGCGGCGAAGGTAATGGCGGTGAGGGCGTGATCGTGAACATCTCGTCGCTGGCGCGCTCGGGGAACGCGGGGCAGTCGGTGTACGGCGCCAGCAAGGCGGGGCTCGACTCGGCCACGCGCACCTGGGCGCTGGAACTGGCGCCGCACGGCATCCGCGTGGCCTCCATCGCTCCGGGCGTGATCCAGACCCCGCTCCTCGACAACATCTCCGAAGAGGCGCGCGCC is a window from the Longimicrobium sp. genome containing:
- a CDS encoding ABC transporter ATP-binding protein; amino-acid sequence: MTGPLTQITTLFTDFQRGAVGLGRMFDHLDQPPEQDPALAYAPPPPIATVVRGEISMRGVCFGYSAGREVLHDVSVCFPRGAITAIVGPSGAGKSSLLRLILRMEEPDAGEVCVDGAPITSLSIPDLRRQMAVVWQEFSLVQGTIWDNLTLGAEEPSRARVDDAVRLCRLKSLIDELPDGYDTHVGEWGATLSGGQRQRIALVRALVRDAPVLLLDEAMANVDMQTESLILRDLLARQEGKTVIFVTHRVSTAALADHVVMVAAGRVAAAGTHAELMRDSEAYRKLQGGGMEDPRRPHAVPAT
- the argH gene encoding argininosuccinate lyase, translated to MSEDTGRIRRALDPRARRIVFGDDADRAIRDELPSCVRIDRAHLVMLVERGILPPGRGRRLLAAMDRLVAEDYAPLKGRAAPRGLYLLYESWLVETLGEETGGAVHLARSRNDINATVLRLRLREPYGRLVGEVLRLLAVLVRRAERHAATLMPVYTHHQAALPVTFGHYLAGVALALLRDLHGIEAAAAGLDRCPLGAGAAGGTTVPIDAERTAALLGFAEGVLHSIDAVASRDLVLRLLSAASVLGVTLSRLATDLQLWSTAEFDLVGFPDTLVGSSSMMPQKRNAFLLEHVQGRAGAPLGAFTAAAVAMHATPFSNSVAVGTEGVRPLWGALEGVTEAVVLSRLVVAGAEPRPERMRRRADEGFTAATELANRLVLETGMSFRRAHHRVGERVTEAAARGEPLAEAAGALFRELGIDADAAGLDPAAVADAAAHGGGPAEVALRRAVAELRREWSAAARRLHARRERWREGDRALDAAAARVAGGPAPDDAPSEPMAAPAG
- a CDS encoding ATP-grasp domain-containing protein, which produces MSAAPAGKALLFVESNTSGTGRLFARTARSMGFLPVLITARPEKYAYLVEEGAPEVVVVPRVDEDELHALVAARWGGAAGVAGITSSSEYFVATAAALAARFGLPGPDAASVRAARDKSRQREVLAAGGVPSPAFRAVSSAPEAAAAAREIGFPVVLKPVDGSGSVGVRACADPAEAGSHAALLFASGESGARVLVESFVAGDEFSVEVFSGRVVGITRKHLGDPPFFVEAGHDYPADVPEEAASALIDSVTRGTALLGLGWGPLHWELRIDREGRAVPMEVNPRLAGGFIPELVRHAEGIDLIRETLRLVVGREPGLVRAHRRHASIRFLFAPGAGRLAAIDGMSSALGRPDVVEVRAYRRPGDALAVHGDFRDRIGHVVACAPEARAAARAAEGARDTVRVRVDAPASARADEADEAAAPLAGATEGAA
- a CDS encoding cysteine synthase family protein, with amino-acid sequence MSGPVIHANFVDAIALPRLVWLRPNLIGLAFPLMKLLPARFIVRKALEEEELRPGGLIAETTSGTFGLALAMVARLGGHPLTLVSDPAIDAPLKRRLEDLGATVHIVREPGPTGGFQQARLAILERVLAESPGSFCPRQYSNPHNPGSYAPCAEQLAHAAGAIDCLIGTVGSGGSVCGISSYLRLISPELEVIGVDTHRSVLFGQSDAGSGRLLRGLGNSLMPPNVDHTAFDLVHWVGAAEAFLATRRLHRDHALFMGPTSGAAYLVAEGWARENPDRLGAVIFPDEGYRYQDTVYDDAWLEAKGVRLDVLPQEPVEWEHPHDGHDPWAFFRWGRRSYAEVMDRPGAGLRLVPA
- a CDS encoding MbtH family protein — protein: MPTDATEDTRTYVVLVNHEEQYSLWLADKKIPLGWSAVGEPGSREECLAYVEEVWTDMTPKSLRKQTQEA
- a CDS encoding chorismate mutase translates to MSAQELAPPDEDGWRGANLEAIRDEIERIDRAIIALIAERVRLAREVGVAKRARGLPILDPRARQPSSAARGPSPARPASRTTTCATSTGT
- a CDS encoding SDR family NAD(P)-dependent oxidoreductase translates to MLEFALVLAHGAESLEPRVAHDYLWQRPFNLDDLQRDLAFELSDTVRGLVRAERLFHASRYYEAEMLYADLRARGCDTAPVRWTSMIGLRLGWGVGYRGAHNHYRVHFAIPTPAVEDGVRARLRRATVPFTADEGVTLEAVHVWDDPNQAFTQDGLSVGGENATLTDGRNSFEIPGHRVRWGIGVSAMFQFAGAGNVTLHAAGRRIRTLNAAPAPAERSRRGDRTEPGPTKDSGPTSRVRARAGRPRAVCEASRCCRGFGRRGAGSRRRSAVPPLERWRQPSRSGGWMQIGEVRALVTGAASGLGYRFALELARAGAKVAAVDIDGDGLRRLAAESAGLPGRVETMVGDITDESAVKAFVRDADERFGGVNVLVNNAAVLMDGLLVADDDGWIRRLPTAQWRRALDVNLTGQFLVAREVAASMLERCGEGNGGEGVIVNISSLARSGNAGQSVYGASKAGLDSATRTWALELAPHGIRVASIAPGVIQTPLLDNISEEARASLLAGIPVGRFGDPFEVWLALRFVIECGFFTGRVLELDGGARM